The nucleotide sequence GCGCCGATAGGCGCCCGTCGCGTCGTAGGCCGCCTTGCGGCAGATGTCCTCGTCGGCGCCGGCCTCGCGTCCGGCGAGCACCAGGGAGGCGGCGAGGCGCTTGAGGTCCCATTCCCAGGGACCGTGGACGGTCTCGTCGAAGTCGTTGAGGTCCATGACGAGGTCGCCGCGGGCGTCTCCGTACAAACCGAAGTTGGCCGCGTGGGCGTCGCCACAGATCTGGGTGCCGATGCCGGTCATGGGCGTACGGGCGAGGTCGTAGGCCATGAGGCCTGCCGAACCGCGCAGGAACGCGAAGGGGGTGGCCGCCATCCTGCCGACCCGTATCGGGGTGAGGCCGGTGATCCGACCGCGGTTGGACTCCTCCACCGCGGACACCGCGTCCGGCCTGTCGGTGGTGAGGGTCAGATCGGCGTGCGCACTGCGGGGCACCCGCGTGCGCAAGGCCTTGCCCTCGTCCTTGGGCGACCCCTCCGAGGGCCACCGGGCGAATCCCGGCACCCCCGGCACCCGCGAGCCGGGCGACGGCGACGCCACCCTGGCCCCGGTCTCCCGGAACTGTGCCGACCCCGCCTCGGCCACCGGCCCTGCCGTCGTATCGGCCTCGGTCACAGCGACCGCCTCCCCCGCACACGTCCTCGCACGAACATCAACTCGTGATGACGTTACAGCCGGTGGCCGAAACGCGTCAGACCCTGTGGATAACTCCCCGCCCCGCCCGCCCACACCTGCGGAGAAACCGCCCCCGCACCGCTGGACCGGCCCACCCACCGACGCCACGTCCGCGCCGCCCCCCGCACACGGCCGGCTCTGCGGGAGATGGCCCTTGGCCCAGTCCCGGAGCTCCTGCGGCGCGACTCCCAGCGCGACCCCGGCCTCGGTCAGCCGGCGCGGCGACTCGCGGCGGTGGCCCTTCGTCGACCTCGCGCACCACCAGCCCGGCGGGGCCGAGTTCGGTGAGCCGATCGCCAGAGCATGCGCTCGCTGATGCCGCTGATGCCGGGGACCGCTCTGCGCAGGCCGACGAAGTGCGCGGGATGCGGCATCGGCACGGCCACGATCGGACCAGTCCATCGCTTCCAGGCCGCCCGCGCCAAGGCCTCCCGCACCAAGGCCTCGACGACGCGGTCGTCAAGGGCCTTGGAGAGTTTGGCCGAGTGCCTCGCCGCGCAGCCCCTCCCGGGGGAACGCGAAGGGCGGTCGCCCCACCGCAGGAACGGCCGCCCGTGCCGTCAGGCCGCGTAGGTCGCGTTCTGCGCGGTGGTCACCACCTTCTGTCCGTCGGCCTGGCTCAGCAGCCCGGCCGACACCCAGGAGCCGGCGGTCGACTCCACACGCGCCACCAGCGCGCCCTTGTCGGCGAACGGCGCCCCGGCCCAGATCTCGTCCAGCAGGGTCGTGCCGTCGGACTTCGCCGGGTTGGCGACGCCCGAGTCGGTGCCGCCGAGGAAGACAGTCGGTTCGGAGCGCTTGACGTAGGCGTGGGTCGGGTCCTCGCTCCCCTCGTAGAAGGGAGCGAATTCGGTGCCGCCCAGCGTGTAGTGCAGCGGCTTTCCGCTCACCGGGGTGAGGGAGGGCAGCAGGTCGCCGGAGAGCCCCGCGTTGCGGTACAACCCGACCGGCAGATAGCTGGTGGCACTGTTCCTGCCGACCAGGTTGACCGGCCCGTAGAACAGCGTCTGGAGCGTCGGGTCGTCGAGGGCCTTCTCCACCCGCAGCCGGAACGGGATCGTCACGCGTACGACGTCCCCGCCACCCCAGGTGCGGGAGGGGATCGTGAAGTAGCTCCCCGCGGCCGGAGTGCCGCTCACCGCACTGCCGTTGACGGTCACCCGGAAGCCGGCGGTCGCCCATGACGGCACCCGCAGGCGCAGTTCGAAGGCCGCGCTGCCGCCCCCGACGGTGATCGTGGAGCCCTGCTCCCGGGGGTAGTCGGTGCTCTGGGCGAGCGTCACGCCCTTCGCGGACCAGTCCAGCGTGGCGGCGCTGTACAGGTTGACGTACAGCGCGCTGCCGTCTGCCTTGGTGAAGAACACGGAGTCCTGGTACTTGGTGGCGCTCTCCATGCCCGTGCCCTCGCAGCAGGTGGTGCCCTGCTTGGGGGTGTAGTCACGCACATGACCGGGATTCAGCCCGATGAAGTACGTGACCAGCGGCTTCTCCGCGTCGGCCTTGTCCTGCTTGGAGCCGAGGACCTGGTTGAGCAGGGCTCGCTCGTAGTAGTCCATGTACTTCGGGTCCTGCTCGTGGAAGAACAGGGTCCGGCTCAGCTTGAGCAGGTTGTACGCGCAGCAGGTCTCGGCGTTGGTGTCGCTGATCGTCCCGGAGACGACCCCGCGCGCCTTCCAGAACTCGGCCGTGCTGGTGCCGCCGATCCCGTACATGCGCTGCGGGATCACCATGCCCCAGAAGTTCTTCGCGGCGGTGAGGTAGCGGGTCTCGCCCGTCACGTCGTACAGCCGGACATAACCGGTCATGATCGGGATGTGCTGGTTGGCGTGAAGGCCATCCAGGATGTCGGTGTCGGCCGCGCAGGCGTCGATGAGCCGGTCGAGGTCGAACAGCTTGGCCAGCGCGAGGTGGTCGGCCTTGCCGGTGATCGAGTACAGGTCGACGATCGTCTCGACGATGCCGCCGAACTCACCGCTGGAGAAGATGCCCCACATCCGCTGCAGCGTGGACTCGGGCAGCTTGGACAGCCGGGAGTACATCCAGTCGCACATGCCGGACGCGAGGTCGAGCGCCCGGGCGTCGTCCGTGGCGAGGTAGGCGTCGAGCAGGCCCTTGAGGATCTTGTGCGCGGTGTAGTACGGCGCCCACACCTTGGTGTAGTCGGCGCTGGTCCGCGACTCCAGATCGATGAACTGCGTCTCCGGGTAGGCGGCGAGGAACCCGGCATGGCTCGGCCCGCCCCAGGTGCGGCGCAGGGTGGCGGTGAGCCCGCGCCCGGAGGCGTCGGCGAACGTGCCGCCGCTGGTGGCGAAGAAGTAGTACGACACGAGGTTGCCGAGCCCTGCCGAGGAGAGTTTGGCCTCGTTGGTCTGCAGCGAGGTGATCTCCGCCGGCGTCAGCGCCCGCGACCAGATGTTGAACTCGTCGAAGGCGCCCGCGAACGTCGGGTCGGAGGAGTAGTTGGAGCGGCCCAGCCAGTTGTTCGTCAGGGTCCCCAGGACCGATGGGTTGAGGGTCATCGAGGTGTTCTGGGCGACCGCGGTGCCGTTGACGTAGAGGGTGCCCGTGCTGCCGGAGATGGTCACCGCCAGGTGACTCCACTGGTTCAGCGGCAGCGCGGCGGTGCCGTTGAGGCTCTGCTCCCCGCCCGCCCCGCTGGTGGTGATGGCGAAACGCGGAACCCCGCTCCCGTTGCGGGTGACCAGGTACATGTACCGGGTGGTGTTGTTACCGAAGTCGAAGACCCGCTGCCAGTTGGCGTTGTGGGTGGGCTTCACCCAGGTCGACAGGGTGATCGCCGACGCGCCGCCGAGCACGCTGTTCGGCAGGTCGACGTACTGGTAGGAGCCCCGGACGTTCTCGTGGGCACCGCCGAACTTCCCGGTGACGGCGAGCATGCGCGGGTCGGTGCGCAGCGCCGCGCGCACCTCGGTCATGGCGCCGACCATGTAGCGGATCCTGTCGGAGTACGCCGTGTCCTTGGTGCTCGCGTAGGCCTGGGCGAGCATCGTCAGGAAGTGCCCGGTGTAGTGGCCGCGGAGGTTGCCGTTGGCCTCGCCGTCGAGACCCTCCCAGCCGCCGGGGGCAACCGCGCCCTTGGTGGAAAGTCCCGCGTTGGCGCGGAAGACCTGCAACAGCCGGTCGACGTCGTAGCCACGGCCGTGGTCGAGCATCAACTGGCGTTTGTCGGCGAACAGGCCCTGGCCGAGCGCCACGTCCTTCAGCTCGAACGGCCGCACCGACCAGGCGGAAGGCGTGGGAACAGTGGCGGCGACCGCTCGGCCGCCGCCCGCCGCGAAAGAGACTCCGGGTACGGCTGCGGTGAGCAACGCGGACTGGAGGAGAAAGCGTCTGGAGAGCGGCGGTGCCATGTGCGCCTCGTCTCTGGCAGGTGTGGGGTCTGGCAGGTGTGGGGTGTCCGAGAAAGCGAGAATATTGTTCGACATTGCGAACACTGTGCGAATTGCCGACCAGAAGATAGGGATGAGGCAGACGGGCGTCAACGGTACTGACGGGTTTCACGAAGCCATCACCCAGACAGGGAGGCCGCATACGCTGGCTCGGCACCGTTTCACGTGAAACATCGCTCGTATCCCCATCTACGACGATTCACATGACGCTGACCCCGACGCCACCCACGACCGCGCACTCGGGACTCGGCACGCCCCCACGCCGTCCCGCGCCACCGGAAGCCGGAAGCCCTTACTGGACCCCTGAGAGACTCCTCACACTCAAGAGCCCCTGGCCGGCCCGTTCAACCCTCCGGGCAGTCCGCGAGCGAACAAAAAAGAAGCGGTCCCATCGTGATCACGATGGGACCGCTTCGCTGTGCGCGAGGGGGGAGTTGAACCCCCACGCCCTTGCGGGCACTGGAACCTGAATCCAGCGCGTCTGCCTATTCCGCCACCCGCGCATTAGGTGTGTCTTCAGGCCCCGTTCCTTGCGGTGTTGGTGCCTTCCGACATCGAGAAGATTAGCACGCTGGAGAGGGTGGCTTCACATCCCTTATCCGCGGCCGGCCCGCCCCACGACGACGTGACCCGGTCGACCAGCACGGACCGAACACACGGCCCTTCCGGCCACGTATCAACGCGTGCTGGTTCACGTATCAACCTCGTACCGGTCCCGGACATCTCCACTGGAGAGGGACGGGGTGCACAGTCCGGTGCGGGACACTGGTCTCGTACCGCCTCTACGATCCTTGGCAGAGTTCGGACGGGGTAGTTCGAAGAAGAGCTCCGGTGGGAATCCGGGAAGGGACTTCAGTGGGCGTCGAGACCGGGTGACACCGATCGACCGGGCCGACGGGGGGAACCAGCCGATTTCCCGGCGCGTGGATACGATCAGTAAGCAGTACCGACCCGGTACGCCGAGCGGTGACGACGGAGGAGGTGCCCCATGGGAGTCCTGAAGAAGTTCGAGCAACGTCTCGAAGGTCTGGTCAACGGCACCTTCGCCAAGGTGTTCAAGTCCGAGGTCCAGCCCGTGGAGATCGCGGGAGCACTCCAGCGGGAGTGCGACAACAACGCCACCATCTGGAACCGCGACCGCACGGTCGTCCCCAACGACTTCATCGTGGAGCTGAGCACGCCCGACTTCGAGCGCCTCAGCCCCTACTCCGGCCAGCTCGGCGACGAGCTCGCCGGCATGGTGCGCGACTACGCCAAGCAGCAGCGCTACACCTTCATGGGTGCCATCAAGGTCAATCTGGAGAAGGCCGACGACCTCGACACCGGTCTGTACCGGGTACGCAGCCGTACGCTCGCCTCCTCCACCGACCAGCAGGCCCCCTCGGGCGCCCCGGCGAGCCCCGCCGCGGGCCGCCCCGGCGGTTACGGCTACCCGCCCACCGCGGCACCCGCTGGTGCCCCGCCCATGCCGGCCACGCCACCGCCCGGCGGTGGCCGTCCCGGCGCCGCCCCGCTCGGCCAGCGGCCGCCTACCGCTCCGGCGGCCGGCGGGCGCATGCGCTACTGGATCGAGATCAACGGCACCCGCCATCAGATCTCCCGCCCGACGCTGGTACTGGGACGCAGCACGGAAGCCGACGTGCGGATCGACGACCCCGGCGTCTCCCGCCGGCACTGCGAGATCCGGACCGGAACGCCCTCGACGATCCAAGATCTCGGATCCACCAACGGCATCGTGGTGGACGGGCAGCACACCACCCGCGCTACGCTCCGCGACGGCTCGCGGATCGTCGTGGGCAGCAGCACCATCATTTACCGGCAAGCCGAAGGGTGAAGCGGGGGCAATGTCAGAGCTGACCCTCACGGTCATGCGGCTGGGTTTCCTGGCCGTACTGTGGCTGTTCGTGATCGTGGCCGTGCAGGTCATCCGCAGCGACCTGTTCGGTACGCGCGTCACCCAGCGGGGGTCGCGCCGGGAGGCCGCGCGGCCACAGCAGGCCGCGCGCCAGGCCGCCCCTCCACAGCAACGCGGCCAGCAGCCCGCGCCCGCCACCGGCGGCGGCGGCGGGCGCCGCGGGCGCAACGCCCCGACCAAACTCGTCGTCAGCGAGGGCACGCTGACGGGCACCACCGTGGCGCTGCAGGGCCAGACAATCAGCCTGGGCCGTGCACACGACTCCACGATCGTGCTGGACGACGACTACGCCTCCAGCCGGCACGCCCGGATCTACCCGGACCGCGACGGCCAGTGGATCGTCGAGGACCTGGGGTCCACCAACGGCACGTATCTCGACCGGAACCGACTGACGACTCCCACGCCGATTCCGCTCGGCGCGCCGATCCGCATCGGCAAGACCGTCATCGAGCTGCGGAAGTAGTGCTACATCATGAATAGGCGCGAGCGGAGCGAGCACGCAGCGGCGGCCCCCACCAAGGGCTCCGGCGCGCTCCCGACCGGAGGGTGGGCACCGTGCGGATGTACCCGGAGCCGACAGGCGAGGTGCGCATGAGTCTGTCACTGCGCTTCGCCGCCGGATCGCACAAAGGCATGATCCGCGAGGGCAACGAGGACTCGGGCTACGCCGGTCCCCGGCTGCTCGCGATCGCCGACGGCATGGGCGGCCAAGCCGCCGGCGAGGTCGCCTCCTCCGAGGTGATCTCCACCCTCGTCACGCTCGACGACGACATCCCCGGCTCCGACATCCTCACCTCCCTCGGCACCGCCGTGCAGCGCGCCAACGACCAACTGCGCGCGATGGTCGAGGAGGACCCCCAGCTGGAGGGCATGGGCACCACGCTCACCGCCCTGCTGTGGACCGGTCAGCGACTCGGCCTCGTGCATGTCGGCGACTCACGCGCGTACCTCCTCAGGGACGGCGTCCTCACCCAGATCACCCAGGACCACACCTGGGTCCAGCGTCTGGTCGACGAGGGCCGCATCACCGAGGAGGAGGCCACGACCCACCCGCAGCGCTCCCTGCTGATGCGCGCGCTGGGCAGCGGCGACCACGTCGAGCCCGACCTCTCCATCCGCGAGGTCCGCGCCGGAGACCGGTACCTGATCTGCTCCGACGGACTGTCCGGCGTCGTCTCCCACCAGACGATGGAGGAGACCCTCGCCAGCTACCAGGGCCCGCAGGAGACCGTGCAGGAGCTGATCCAGCTCGCGCTGCGCGGCGGCGGTCCGGACAACATCACGGTCATCATCGCCGACGTCCTCGATCTCGACACCGGAGACACCCTCGCCGGGCAGCTCTCCGACACCCCGGTCGTGGTCGGCGCGGTCGCCGAGAACCAGCTCCACCTGCAGGACAACGGCATCATGCAGACCCCGGCCGGCCGCGCCTCCGGGCTCGGCCGCCACGGGCACGGACAGGGCGGCGGCGAGTTCGGCCCGCCCGGCTCCGGCGACAGCACCGGGTACATGCCGGCCTCGGGCAGCTTCAACGACTACTCGGACGACGACTTCGTCAAGCCGCACAAGAAGCGCAGGTGGCTGAAGAGATCCTTCTTCGGCATCCTCGCGCTCGCCGTGGTCGGCGGGGGCCTGTACAGCGGTTACCGCTGGACGCAGACGCAGTACTACGTCGGCTCCAACGACGACCATGTGGCGCTGTACCGCGGCATCAGCCAGGACCTGGCCTGGATCTCGCTCTCGAAGGTGCAGAAGGACCACCCCGAGATCGAACTCAAGTACCTCCCGCCCTACCAGCAGAAGCTGGTCGAGGCCACGATCGCCGAAGGCGGTCTGAACGACGCCGAGAAGAAGATCACGGAGCTCTCCACCCAGGCGTCGGCGTGCAAGAAGAACGCCGAGCGCCGTGAGGCGGCGGACAACAACGCCAAGACCGGCGAGGGCGAGGCCGGCGGAGTCACGGGAACCACGAAGACCTCCCTCACGTCCAAGGCCACACCGTCCCCGACGTCGAAACCGTCGACGTCCCCGACCCCGACCCAGACCGCACCCACACCGTCGACCGGCCCCAGCCTCTCGGAGGAGGAGCAGGAACTGGTCTCACGGTGCGGTGAGCAGTAGGCAAGCCGCGAGGGGCCCACTCACACGATGAGCAGTACTACCAACCCATCGACGCAGCACACGTCCACGATCGGCGCGATCGGCACCCCGAGCCGACGCAACACCGAGCTGGCGCTGCTGGCGTTCGCGGTCGTCATCCCGGTGTTCGCCTACGTCAACGTGGGTCTCGCCCTGAACGACGAGGTCCCGGCCGGTCTGGCCGCGTACGGCATCGGCCTCGGCGTGCTGGCCGGCATCGGCCACCTCGTCGTACGCAAGTTCGCGCCGTACGCGGACCCGCTGCTGCTGCCCCTGGCCACACTGCTGAACGGCCTGGGGCTGGTGGCCATCTGGCGGCTGGACCAGTCGAGCCTCCTGCGAGGCCTCGGTGTGGCCGGTGGAAAGGCGACCAACCAGCTGATCTACACGGCGATGGGCATCGCGCTCCTCATCGCCGTGCTGATCTTCCTCAAGGACCACCGCACCCTGCAGCGCTACACCTACATCTCCATGGTCGGTGCGCTGGTCCTGCTGCTGCTCCCCCTGGTCCCGGGCCTGGGCGCCGACATCACCTACGGCGCCAAGATCTGGATCCAGGTCGGCAGCTTCACCATCCAGCCCGGCGAGTTCGCCAAGATCGTGCTGGCGGTGTTCTTCGCCGGCTACCTGATGGTGAAGCGCGACGCGCTCGCGCTGGCCAGCCGCCGCTTCATGGGCCTGTACCTACCGCGCGGCCGCGACCTCGGCCCGATCATCGTCGTCTGGGCGATCTCGATCCTCATCCTGGTCTTCGAGACCGACCTCGGTACCTCGCTCCTGTTCTTCGGCATGTTCGTGATCATGCTGTACGTCGCCACCGAGCGGACCAGCTGGATCGTCTTCGGTCTGCTGATGTCCGCGGCCGGCGCCGTCGGCGTGGCCAGCTTCGAACCGCACGTCCAGACCCGTGTCCAGGCCTGGCTCGACCCGTACCGCGAGTACCAGCTCAGCCGCGCCGGGACCAGCGACGGCATCGTCCACTCCGAGCAGGCCATGCAGGCCCTGTGGGCGTTCGGCTCCGGTGGCACCCTCGGCACCGGCTGGGGCCAGGGCCACTCCGAGCTCATCCGGTTCGCCGCCAACTCCGACTTCATCCTCGCCACCTTCGGTGAGGAACTGGGACTGGCCGGCGTGATGGCGATCCTGCTGCTCTACGGCCTGATCGTGGAGCGCGGCATCCGCACCGCCCTCGCCGCCCGCGACCCGTTCGGCAAGCTGCTCGCCATCGGCCTGTCCGGCGCGTTCGCCCTCCAGGTCTTCGTCGTCGCCGGCGGCGTGATGGGCCTCATCCCCCTGACCGGTATGACGATGCCCTTCCTGGCGTACGGCGGTTCCTCCGTCATCGCCAACTGGGCACTCATCGGCATTCTGATCAGAATCAGCGACACCGCGCGCCGGCCCGCGCCCGCCCCCGCCCCGAACCCCGATGCCGAGATGACCCAGGTGGTCCGCCCGTCATGAACAAACCTCTGCGCCGCATCGCGATCTTCTGCGGGCTCCTGGTCCTCGCCCTGCTCATCCGCAACAACTGGCTCCAGTACGTCCAGGCGGATTCCCTTGCCACCCACAAGGACAACCGGCGCGTCGCCATCGAGCGCTATGCCACGCCTCGTGGCGACATCATCGTCGACGGCAAGGCCATCACCGGGTCCGCCGCTTCCAAGGGCCTCGACTACAAGTACAAGCGCACCTGGAAGAACGGCGAGATGTGGGCGCCGGTCACCGGCTATTCCTCGCAGATCGTCGGCGCCTCCCAGCTGGAGAACCTCGAGGACGGCATCCTCACCGGCAACGACGACCGGCTCTTCTTCCGGAACACGCTGGACATGGTCACCGGCAAGAAGAAGGAGGGCGGCAGCGTCGTCACCACCCTCAACGCCGCAGCGCAGAAGGCGGCCTTCGAGGGCCTCGGTGACAAGAAGGGCGCCGTCGCCGCGCTCGACCCGAAGACCGGCGCAATCCTCGCCCTGGCCTCCACTCCCTCGTACGACCCGTCGACCTTCGCCGGCATCAGCAACAAGGACAGCGAGACCTTCACGAAGCTGGACAAGGACTCCGACAAGCCGATGCTGAACCGCGCGCTGCGCGAGACCTACCCGCCGGGCTCCACCTTCAAGGTGGTCACGGCCGCCGCGGCGCTGGAGAACGACATCGTCTCGGGCATCGACGACAAGACGAGCACGCCCGACCCGTACCAGCTGCCCGGCACGAAGACCGACCTCACCAACGAGCACGGCGTGTGCAAGAACGCCACCCTTCGTTACGCGCTGATGGTCTCCTGCAACACCGTCTTCGCGAAGATGTCGGACAACGTCGGCAACGAGAAGATGCGTGAGCAGGCCGCGAAGTTCGGCTTCAACGAGGACGAGCTGGACGTCCCGGTCCGCGCCGCCGAGAGTGTCTACCCCGAGGACAACGCGCCGCAGAACGCCATGGACGGCATCGGTCAGGCCTCCAACCGCAGCACCCCGCTGCAGATGGCCATGGTCGCCTCGGCCGTGGCCAACGACGGCGAGCTGATGAAGCCGTACATGGTCGACCAACTGCGCGCCTCCAACCTCGACGTCA is from Streptomyces sp. NBC_01314 and encodes:
- a CDS encoding FHA domain-containing protein, with product MSELTLTVMRLGFLAVLWLFVIVAVQVIRSDLFGTRVTQRGSRREAARPQQAARQAAPPQQRGQQPAPATGGGGGRRGRNAPTKLVVSEGTLTGTTVALQGQTISLGRAHDSTIVLDDDYASSRHARIYPDRDGQWIVEDLGSTNGTYLDRNRLTTPTPIPLGAPIRIGKTVIELRK
- a CDS encoding Stp1/IreP family PP2C-type Ser/Thr phosphatase, with translation MSLSLRFAAGSHKGMIREGNEDSGYAGPRLLAIADGMGGQAAGEVASSEVISTLVTLDDDIPGSDILTSLGTAVQRANDQLRAMVEEDPQLEGMGTTLTALLWTGQRLGLVHVGDSRAYLLRDGVLTQITQDHTWVQRLVDEGRITEEEATTHPQRSLLMRALGSGDHVEPDLSIREVRAGDRYLICSDGLSGVVSHQTMEETLASYQGPQETVQELIQLALRGGGPDNITVIIADVLDLDTGDTLAGQLSDTPVVVGAVAENQLHLQDNGIMQTPAGRASGLGRHGHGQGGGEFGPPGSGDSTGYMPASGSFNDYSDDDFVKPHKKRRWLKRSFFGILALAVVGGGLYSGYRWTQTQYYVGSNDDHVALYRGISQDLAWISLSKVQKDHPEIELKYLPPYQQKLVEATIAEGGLNDAEKKITELSTQASACKKNAERREAADNNAKTGEGEAGGVTGTTKTSLTSKATPSPTSKPSTSPTPTQTAPTPSTGPSLSEEEQELVSRCGEQ
- a CDS encoding FhaA domain-containing protein; translation: MGVLKKFEQRLEGLVNGTFAKVFKSEVQPVEIAGALQRECDNNATIWNRDRTVVPNDFIVELSTPDFERLSPYSGQLGDELAGMVRDYAKQQRYTFMGAIKVNLEKADDLDTGLYRVRSRTLASSTDQQAPSGAPASPAAGRPGGYGYPPTAAPAGAPPMPATPPPGGGRPGAAPLGQRPPTAPAAGGRMRYWIEINGTRHQISRPTLVLGRSTEADVRIDDPGVSRRHCEIRTGTPSTIQDLGSTNGIVVDGQHTTRATLRDGSRIVVGSSTIIYRQAEG
- a CDS encoding beta-L-arabinofuranosidase domain-containing protein, which produces MAPPLSRRFLLQSALLTAAVPGVSFAAGGGRAVAATVPTPSAWSVRPFELKDVALGQGLFADKRQLMLDHGRGYDVDRLLQVFRANAGLSTKGAVAPGGWEGLDGEANGNLRGHYTGHFLTMLAQAYASTKDTAYSDRIRYMVGAMTEVRAALRTDPRMLAVTGKFGGAHENVRGSYQYVDLPNSVLGGASAITLSTWVKPTHNANWQRVFDFGNNTTRYMYLVTRNGSGVPRFAITTSGAGGEQSLNGTAALPLNQWSHLAVTISGSTGTLYVNGTAVAQNTSMTLNPSVLGTLTNNWLGRSNYSSDPTFAGAFDEFNIWSRALTPAEITSLQTNEAKLSSAGLGNLVSYYFFATSGGTFADASGRGLTATLRRTWGGPSHAGFLAAYPETQFIDLESRTSADYTKVWAPYYTAHKILKGLLDAYLATDDARALDLASGMCDWMYSRLSKLPESTLQRMWGIFSSGEFGGIVETIVDLYSITGKADHLALAKLFDLDRLIDACAADTDILDGLHANQHIPIMTGYVRLYDVTGETRYLTAAKNFWGMVIPQRMYGIGGTSTAEFWKARGVVSGTISDTNAETCCAYNLLKLSRTLFFHEQDPKYMDYYERALLNQVLGSKQDKADAEKPLVTYFIGLNPGHVRDYTPKQGTTCCEGTGMESATKYQDSVFFTKADGSALYVNLYSAATLDWSAKGVTLAQSTDYPREQGSTITVGGGSAAFELRLRVPSWATAGFRVTVNGSAVSGTPAAGSYFTIPSRTWGGGDVVRVTIPFRLRVEKALDDPTLQTLFYGPVNLVGRNSATSYLPVGLYRNAGLSGDLLPSLTPVSGKPLHYTLGGTEFAPFYEGSEDPTHAYVKRSEPTVFLGGTDSGVANPAKSDGTTLLDEIWAGAPFADKGALVARVESTAGSWVSAGLLSQADGQKVVTTAQNATYAA
- a CDS encoding penicillin-binding transpeptidase domain-containing protein: MNKPLRRIAIFCGLLVLALLIRNNWLQYVQADSLATHKDNRRVAIERYATPRGDIIVDGKAITGSAASKGLDYKYKRTWKNGEMWAPVTGYSSQIVGASQLENLEDGILTGNDDRLFFRNTLDMVTGKKKEGGSVVTTLNAAAQKAAFEGLGDKKGAVAALDPKTGAILALASTPSYDPSTFAGISNKDSETFTKLDKDSDKPMLNRALRETYPPGSTFKVVTAAAALENDIVSGIDDKTSTPDPYQLPGTKTDLTNEHGVCKNATLRYALMVSCNTVFAKMSDNVGNEKMREQAAKFGFNEDELDVPVRAAESVYPEDNAPQNAMDGIGQASNRSTPLQMAMVASAVANDGELMKPYMVDQLRASNLDVIETHEPETLSQAVSPDTAQALQDMMETVVSDPQGTGGRAKIGGGVTVGGKTGTAQHGVNNKEKPYAWFISYAKLSDGSSPVAVAVVVEDSDAERGDISGGGLAAPIAKSVMQAVINSKK
- a CDS encoding FtsW/RodA/SpoVE family cell cycle protein, producing the protein MSSTTNPSTQHTSTIGAIGTPSRRNTELALLAFAVVIPVFAYVNVGLALNDEVPAGLAAYGIGLGVLAGIGHLVVRKFAPYADPLLLPLATLLNGLGLVAIWRLDQSSLLRGLGVAGGKATNQLIYTAMGIALLIAVLIFLKDHRTLQRYTYISMVGALVLLLLPLVPGLGADITYGAKIWIQVGSFTIQPGEFAKIVLAVFFAGYLMVKRDALALASRRFMGLYLPRGRDLGPIIVVWAISILILVFETDLGTSLLFFGMFVIMLYVATERTSWIVFGLLMSAAGAVGVASFEPHVQTRVQAWLDPYREYQLSRAGTSDGIVHSEQAMQALWAFGSGGTLGTGWGQGHSELIRFAANSDFILATFGEELGLAGVMAILLLYGLIVERGIRTALAARDPFGKLLAIGLSGAFALQVFVVAGGVMGLIPLTGMTMPFLAYGGSSVIANWALIGILIRISDTARRPAPAPAPNPDAEMTQVVRPS